The Phoenix dactylifera cultivar Barhee BC4 unplaced genomic scaffold, palm_55x_up_171113_PBpolish2nd_filt_p 000261F, whole genome shotgun sequence genomic interval ATGCTTGCTTATTTGATGCTTCTCGTGGTTTCAGCTGTCTCCGGCGATGGCTTCATTGCTCGAGACATGACCTTCCGGAACACGGCTGGGCCGCGGAAGCACCAGGGAGTTGCATTCCGATCAAGCTCAGACCGCTCGGTCTTGAAGGACCCGCTGTCGTACGTGCCCTCCGAGCGGCATTTCTACCGCAACTGCGACATCCACGGCACGGTCGACTTCATCGTCGGCGACGCCCCTGAAGTCTTCCAGAAGTGCAGCATTTACGTGAGGAAGCCGATGAGAGGGGCCAGTCGAACACGGTGATGGCTTTGGGGAGATCCAACCCGGACGACGACACCGGGATAACCATTCACGATTCGGTGGTCACGGCGGCGTCGGACCTCAAGCCCCGGTGCAGGGCTCGTTCCGAACCTACCTTGGTCTGTTTAAAgacccttcctcctcctttgaaTTCACCAAGTTTTTGATTCCCAAGCTTCTCCTCCGATCTTCCTTCTCAATTTGTCACCGAAAGAAGCCACCAGACCACCTCGCTGAACCGAGGCAGGCCTtattcttctctctcccttttttttttctttctttttactag includes:
- the LOC103717355 gene encoding probable pectinesterase/pectinesterase inhibitor 6 → MYMLAYLMLLVVSAVSGDGFIARDMTFRNTAGPRKHQGVAFRSSSDRSVLKDPLSYVPSERHFYRNCDIHGTVDFIVGDAPEVFQKCSIYVRKPMRGASRTR